A genomic segment from Peribacillus sp. ACCC06369 encodes:
- the trpD gene encoding anthranilate phosphoribosyltransferase — protein MKEYLAKLAERQTLTEEEMSRAAQALFSKDITESEMAAFIIALKSKGETAGEIASLVRVMRKEARSVKTSSLNVMDNCGTGGDGSQSFNISTASAFVLAGAGVKVAKHGNRSISSKTGSADVLEELGVNLYLEPDMLKELLEENGITFLFAPSVHPNIARIMKVRKELKIPTIFNLIGPLTNPVQLDTQLLGINRRDMLELFAEVLHKLGRTRAVVINGAGFMDEASLQGENSLVLLEQGDITQFTLHPEEVDLPVYGNDAIRGGDAKQNADIMLRLLKGEKGAYRDTVLLNAGLGLYAHGTAATIKKGISMAKESLDSGSALTKLENLIAYGNRNKVVM, from the coding sequence GTGAAGGAGTATTTAGCGAAGTTAGCAGAGCGTCAAACATTGACGGAAGAAGAGATGAGCAGAGCAGCCCAAGCGTTATTTTCTAAAGATATCACCGAAAGCGAGATGGCAGCGTTCATCATAGCCCTTAAATCCAAAGGGGAAACGGCAGGTGAGATAGCAAGCCTTGTCCGAGTCATGAGAAAAGAAGCAAGAAGTGTAAAAACAAGCTCCCTTAATGTAATGGATAATTGCGGAACGGGAGGAGATGGATCACAAAGCTTCAATATAAGTACCGCATCGGCCTTCGTACTGGCTGGGGCAGGTGTCAAGGTTGCCAAACATGGAAACCGTAGCATTTCAAGTAAAACGGGAAGCGCGGATGTATTGGAAGAGCTAGGTGTTAATTTGTACTTGGAGCCTGACATGTTAAAAGAACTGCTGGAGGAAAATGGGATCACATTCTTATTTGCCCCATCCGTCCACCCTAATATTGCACGAATAATGAAAGTAAGAAAAGAATTGAAAATCCCGACAATATTTAACCTTATCGGACCTTTGACAAATCCAGTTCAACTCGACACTCAATTATTGGGAATTAATCGACGGGATATGCTCGAGCTATTTGCGGAAGTCCTGCATAAATTGGGCAGGACACGCGCGGTCGTGATAAATGGTGCCGGTTTTATGGATGAAGCAAGCCTGCAGGGTGAAAATTCACTCGTGCTTTTGGAGCAAGGGGATATAACCCAATTTACGCTGCATCCTGAAGAAGTGGATCTGCCGGTTTACGGAAATGATGCCATCCGTGGCGGTGACGCCAAACAAAACGCCGATATTATGCTTCGCCTTCTCAAAGGGGAAAAAGGTGCCTATCGCGATACCGTTTTATTGAATGCTGGATTGGGATTATACGCACATGGTACGGCAGCTACGATCAAAAAAGGAATCTCCATGGCCAAAGAAAGCCTGGATAGCGGATCGGCTCTTACAAAGTTAGAAAATCTAATTGCTTATGGCAATAGAAATAAGGTGGTCATGTAA
- a CDS encoding phosphoribosylanthranilate isomerase, with amino-acid sequence MLVKICGIKTLAAARTAVGSGADFIGFIFAESSRKVEPDIVGEFGANLPGHVKKVGVFANQTEQEVIKSAEIAGLDYIQLHGNESASFARRMPLPVIKAFAIQSEKDLENLHEYPADYLLVDLPKGSSGKGLTLDWEMIRKADLPWGKVILAGGLTPENVGKAISAVSPFAVDVASGVETNGLKDVVKIKAFINEAKYTAGKEE; translated from the coding sequence ATGTTAGTGAAAATCTGCGGGATAAAGACTTTGGCAGCTGCTCGGACTGCTGTTGGATCCGGGGCAGACTTTATTGGTTTCATTTTTGCCGAGAGTAGCAGAAAAGTCGAGCCGGATATAGTAGGTGAGTTTGGGGCGAATCTACCCGGACATGTTAAAAAAGTCGGAGTGTTTGCCAATCAAACTGAACAAGAAGTGATAAAAAGTGCTGAAATTGCAGGATTGGATTATATTCAGCTTCATGGTAACGAGTCTGCCAGCTTCGCCCGCAGAATGCCCCTGCCGGTGATCAAGGCCTTTGCCATCCAGTCAGAGAAAGACCTTGAAAACCTTCATGAATACCCGGCAGATTATCTATTAGTGGATCTTCCTAAGGGTTCTTCCGGTAAGGGACTAACTTTGGATTGGGAAATGATCCGAAAAGCGGACTTGCCATGGGGAAAGGTGATTCTAGCGGGTGGGTTGACTCCGGAAAATGTCGGAAAAGCGATTAGTGCCGTTTCACCATTCGCAGTTGACGTAGCCAGTGGCGTTGAAACAAACGGATTAAAAGATGTTGTAAAAATAAAAGCATTTATCAATGAGGCAAAATATACAGCCGGAAAAGAGGAATGA
- the trpC gene encoding indole-3-glycerol phosphate synthase TrpC produces the protein MENILTKIIEQKKVEVAKLKERDLDDSVLINIVRPSLVENLKTAKSMAVIAEIKRASPSKGDIKINVNPIEQALSYESGGAAAISVLTDEIFFKGSFADLRTVSEAIRIPRLCKDFIIDEIQIDRAYRAGATIILLIVAALSKKRLHELYQYAKNNGLEVLTEVHDEAELERALELNAELIGINNRNLKTFKVDLAVTERLAKLLDPKRHIIISESGIKTKEDVMRVKEAGAKAVLVGETLMTSSNLPYTMAELQMSI, from the coding sequence ATGGAAAATATCTTAACGAAAATCATCGAACAGAAAAAGGTGGAAGTCGCAAAATTAAAAGAAAGGGACTTAGATGATTCGGTATTGATCAATATAGTCAGACCATCTCTTGTAGAAAATTTGAAAACGGCAAAATCAATGGCTGTTATTGCGGAAATAAAACGGGCTTCCCCTTCAAAAGGGGACATTAAAATTAATGTGAATCCAATCGAGCAGGCACTTTCATATGAAAGCGGCGGTGCGGCAGCAATATCCGTATTGACGGATGAGATTTTCTTTAAAGGATCTTTTGCAGATTTGAGAACCGTAAGCGAGGCGATACGGATTCCCAGGTTGTGCAAGGATTTCATCATCGATGAAATTCAAATCGATCGTGCCTATCGAGCTGGTGCAACAATCATTCTATTAATTGTGGCTGCACTTTCTAAAAAACGTCTTCATGAATTATATCAATATGCAAAAAATAATGGGCTTGAAGTATTAACGGAAGTCCATGATGAAGCCGAACTGGAACGAGCACTCGAACTAAATGCAGAGCTCATAGGGATTAACAATCGGAATTTAAAGACCTTCAAAGTGGATTTGGCTGTAACGGAACGACTAGCGAAGTTACTTGATCCAAAACGCCATATCATTATCAGTGAAAGTGGAATAAAGACAAAAGAAGACGTTATGCGTGTGAAGGAAGCTGGTGCAAAAGCGGTTTTAGTCGGGGAGACACTGATGACTTCATCAAATCTTCCTTATACGATGGCCGAATTGCAAATGAGTATATAA
- the trpB gene encoding tryptophan synthase subunit beta, whose product MNTYTQPDKTGHFGAYGGRFVPETLMAAITELEEVYEQSKKDPEFQKQLSYYLKQYIGRETPLYFAENLTRLAGGADIYLKREDLNHTGAHKINNTIGQALLTRKMGKKKVIAETGAGQHGVATATVCALLKLECIIFMGEEDIRRQKLNVFRMELLGAKVISVSQGSGTLKDAVNEALRYWVANVDDTHYIMGSVLGPHPFPVIVRDFQSVIGNETKRQYSETVHSLPDAVVACIGGGSNAMGMFYPFIEDESVKLYGVEAAGHGLETPLHASSLTKGKPGVLHGAFMYVLQNEDGQIQEAHSISAGLDYPGVGPEHSYLKDINRVEYTSVTDDEALKALVLLSREEGIIPALESSHAISFGLKLAKEMEKGTGLVICLSGRGDKDVETVQSLIGGNEHE is encoded by the coding sequence ATGAATACTTATACACAGCCTGATAAAACTGGACATTTTGGAGCATATGGAGGCCGTTTCGTTCCAGAAACTTTAATGGCGGCTATTACAGAGCTTGAAGAAGTATATGAACAATCTAAAAAAGATCCTGAATTTCAAAAGCAGTTAAGCTATTACCTGAAACAATATATCGGGCGGGAAACACCTCTTTATTTTGCTGAGAACTTAACGAGACTAGCAGGTGGTGCAGATATTTACCTGAAGCGTGAGGACTTGAATCATACTGGAGCCCACAAAATAAATAATACGATCGGTCAGGCTTTGCTGACTCGGAAAATGGGCAAGAAAAAAGTGATTGCCGAAACGGGTGCAGGACAGCATGGGGTTGCAACGGCAACTGTATGTGCTTTGCTGAAGTTGGAATGCATCATCTTTATGGGAGAAGAAGATATCAGGAGACAGAAATTGAATGTGTTCCGGATGGAACTTTTGGGAGCCAAGGTCATATCTGTATCACAGGGAAGCGGGACACTGAAGGATGCAGTGAATGAGGCATTACGATATTGGGTAGCAAATGTGGATGACACCCATTATATAATGGGATCTGTTCTTGGACCTCATCCATTCCCCGTTATTGTACGTGATTTTCAAAGCGTGATAGGGAATGAAACGAAGCGTCAGTATTCGGAGACGGTTCATTCCCTTCCGGATGCAGTAGTCGCATGCATAGGTGGTGGCAGTAATGCAATGGGGATGTTCTATCCCTTCATTGAGGATGAATCCGTAAAATTATATGGAGTGGAAGCGGCAGGTCATGGACTGGAAACACCATTACATGCTTCAAGTTTGACGAAGGGAAAACCTGGGGTGCTCCACGGTGCATTCATGTATGTATTGCAGAACGAAGACGGTCAGATCCAGGAGGCACATTCAATTTCAGCAGGGTTGGATTATCCAGGGGTAGGACCTGAACATAGTTACCTAAAAGATATCAACAGGGTGGAATATACTTCCGTTACCGATGATGAAGCATTGAAAGCCCTTGTGTTGCTTTCAAGGGAGGAAGGGATCATCCCTGCTTTGGAAAGTTCACATGCCATTTCCTTCGGTTTAAAACTTGCTAAAGAAATGGAGAAAGGAACAGGACTGGTGATTTGCCTGTCTGGCCGTGGTGATAAGGATGTAGAAACGGTCCAATCATTAATAGGGGGTAATGAACATGAATAA